The sequence below is a genomic window from Pangasianodon hypophthalmus isolate fPanHyp1 chromosome 27, fPanHyp1.pri, whole genome shotgun sequence.
TCCCCTGACGAAAACACAAGTGACGTGCTGCTGACAAACACAGTCCCCTGCGTATGGAGAGTTCTGGGACACGCTGTAGAACAACACTGGAacgattgtttttttatttttacttctcAGCCCCACCCCCTGAGTGTATGTATGGTGGCCAATTAGAGTTAACATCACTGCTGTGAGAATGGTTAAGAGTTATGAGTTATGAATCACACGGACGTTAGCTCGAAGTgataaaaatgatttgttatgtaaagcTGCAATTCAAACCGTTACTGTATTACGCCATGTTTTCCTTGAGATGGAGGCGTGTCTATAACAAGACTGACAGGAGGCTCATGTAAACACAGACATTCAGTTCAGTCCTGACTGCAGTTCTCTAATCAGAGTTTCTCAGCCACACTTGATGCCATTGCTTAAACATGCTCTACATACTTTCCAGATTATTTGtacaagaatgaaaaaaatcgcctattgcacctttaatggaCTACATTACAACAGCTTACGTGTATTGAAACtctaataaacataataatgaACATCCCTGCTGCTAGCATACAGTACACACGCTGTGCACAGAGAAGCCTACAGTGATCGATGATGTTCTATACttggactgtttattgtttcaGGAATTTTCTTCAACCCTATTTTATGATGTCATATAACAGTAGACTAGCTTATCTAAAATTAGAAACTAATTAGAGCACTTGGCCTCTCTTAGTCAAGCGCAGTCAACCTCAGATGGACCTGCTAATGTTAGTTTCTGAGCTGACGTCGGTGTGAAATAACAGAAATGTTAATCATAGCGCCTGTAATCCACGTAGCGTGAGCAGAGCTCAGAGCCGAGTTCATCTCGAGGCCTGGTTTGTCCtgattttcctgctctaacacgcCTGATTCAGCTCATCGGCTCATGAGCAAGTGTAGTCAGGGCTGGGAAATTACCAAACTGTGTGGGGTGGTTTATACAGGTGAGGTGTCAGTGGGGAAGATGGAGGCTCAAGAGATCCACTGACGTGTGGAATTGTGTATTTTGATCAAAATATGTGCTTGTGCATGGATTTTATCCCAAGCCAGAGTTATTATACACTCCATCCAGGGACCACAGCTAGGATTTCATGCTTTGGagtgaggaggaaaaaaggaggaataaatacaaataataaaaactaaataaagtaaataaataaatttcccaGAATTCTGTGAGGCTTCATACATCAAACATGTGCttcttttttgggggggggggggttcaTGATTTTATAATCTGTTTCATACAACATATTTCAGGATTTATTCAGTGACTGCAGACGGgtagtaaacaaaaataattaaatagaaatgttaTTTAGCCGCATATCTGTCCATAAACAAGTCTTACAAACTGCCTTGTGTTTACTGTTGGTGCGTTAGGAGTTTAGTCAGGCTTTTCGCTGCCTGtcagaaagtgtgaaaaaaaatacaaccaaAACAATTTCCATTCCCAAATAATCCaattcagtgtttgtttttgcaccaagCACTGATTATGAAGTGAggttcttttttcccctgattttAGACACATTTTTACTGAAGAGGAAACGAGTTTTCGATTTTTGTTCAGGCATCTAATATAAACGCCTATACAACGAAAAGTAGGCTAGTTCCGCCTTACAGTTGATCTGATTGGCGCGAAAAATGTAACGCGGCTGCCTATTGGCTGCGCTGTCTGCCCGTCAGTGCGCGCGAGGGCTCTGAGACTATATAAACCGCGGGAGCCCTCGCTCACCACAGCGAGAATCTGCAGCTGAAAGTTATGTGTCGTCGGCTAGCTAGgagtttaacagaaaaaaaaaaaattaactgtggttaatatataatattattaactaTTCACACCTTCACACAGATCCATCAATTCCATAATTCTATAGATAATTTTATTCAGGCCTTGTTTTCTGAGGGGTGTGTCTCcttaatcttattttttttttatctttaatatgACGTTAGCTAGCCACTGTGCTAACCAGAGAGCTAACTCAGTGACGGTTGCTAAAGCTGAAAACTGCTCGCGCTAAAACGACAGTTGCCAGATTGTCAAGgctgttcttttgttttgttttttttgtttgtttttttttttttcttcttcgcTTTAACAGCTTTTTTGGCGAGTCTACGAGAGACTggtcagttatttatttatttattaattaagtattattattattattttttaaaaccccTCCTCCTTTTCGTCGACTTGAGCTTGGTCTTGGTGgattatgaattattcatgagCGCGAGGAGAATGTGACGCTCGGGGGGCGGGGTTTCATGCGCCGGGAGGCGGAGTCACGCGCCacaggaaaataaatgtaaggtaaagtgaatgcttttttttaaaaaaaactgaacgaTTATTAAAAGCCATTTTTTATGGGAAAGAAGTATGTTTTGTTCATAAATATCTCAcaaatgaatgtgtatgtgattaagtgttttgttttgggttaaAATGTTTATCCTGAGGTCAATATTAGTACATATTTGTGTATAGTATACTGGCTATATGCTAATTAAGCTGATTagcatatatttatatgtaaatgtgcTTGTGAATGTTCTCATGTTGGTGTTTCTGTCCTGAATGTTTCAGATCCTTCAGTGCGCTCTAACAACGCTGCACTGATTAGAAGATGATAGAAATGTCTGTTGATAAAGAGACTGTTTTACTGAGCGACCAGCCGGCGTACGCGTCTTTACCCCAACAGCAGCCAGAACTTTCCGGAAATGGCGCTGAAGATCCTCAGCAGTCTGCTGAAACGCCGAACCTCGCCAACGAAGATGGCGACTGTAACCTTGCTGAGGAGAATGGAAACAAAACAGCCATCAGCGACGACGTAGTGACGCAAAACCAAGATGGTGTCCAGAATCCTAAACCCCATCAGCAGAGACCGAACAAACGCCGGTGTACGATAAGCGGCGGATTTAAGCATCCCGTGTTCGGGAAACGTCGCCGCCGTGCCAACTCGGAGAGCGAGTCCGTCCTGCCCACCAACTTCCTTCTGGGTGGGAACATCTTTGACCCGCTCAATCTCAACAGCTTATTGGACGAGGAGGTGAACCGGGCGTTAAACGCAGAGACGCCCAAATCTTCTCCGCTGCCGTCTAAAAGCCGCGATCCGGTCGAGATCCTGATTCCGAGGGACATCACGGACCCGCTGAACCTGAACGGCTGCACCAGGGGCGACGCGGGCATCGTGCTAACTCCGTTTAAAAGCGGCGGAGGACGGAGGAGACACCGGAACCGGCAGCACGGAGGAGCAAGAGGAGGTGtgggaagaggaagagaaggcgTGGTAGGAGGAACAGGAAGTGTCGATAGCGTAGGAGGAGGTGAAGGCGTGGCCATGGAgctcaaccaatcagaaggGTGCTTAGCGTCAGAATCGGAGTGCACGTTAGCATCCTCAGGGAATAACTTCCAGAACAGCCCAGACGCCGAAGCTGTTCTAAACGAAGACGCGGCGGAGTGCAACTTCCCGCCAAAACAGGAAGTTCACGAGGAAAAAGACGGCACGCAGACGCCTGTGACGCACGCGCCGCACCGGCAGCGCAAACGGaaacgcagcagcagcagatcgGAGAACGCCGGCGGCCCGTGTTGGGATAAGAACCGAACGACGGGTCCGGATTCGGCACAGCAACATCCTCCACACCAGCGGGGGCAGCAGAGGAACCACCACAAACAGAACCCGAGAAACTGCAGTCAACCAAAACCAAaccagcaacaacaacaacaacaacaacatcatcatcaccagcagcagcagcagcagcagaagaagaagttTCAGTACGGGAACTACAATCAGTACTACGGTTACAGGAACCCGGGCGCGATCGAGGACGCTCGGATCCGCGTTTTTAAACCGGAATGGTTCCAGGGGAAGGAAGTCCTGGATTTGGGCTGTAACACGGGTCACATGACTCTTACTATCGCGAAAAACTGGCGGCCGGCACGCATCGTAGGTCTGGATATAGACGGCGCGCTGATCCACGCGGCGAAACAGAACATCCGACATTATCTCTCAGAAGTGCACACGCTCCAGGCGAGGAAGGAGCGGAACGAGGACGAGACGCCGAACAAGAAGCCCGAAATGACGAAGAAGCAGCGAGGAGAAGACGGAGAAGAAAAGGACAAAGAAACGCAATCTGAAGCTGTCGGAGAAAAAGACGGATCAGAGGACGGAGAGAATGAGACGGACCAGGTCAGAGAATCCGTATCGTCCAACGGGAATCGCTTATTTCCCGTTTCGCTCTGCGTCTCCCGAGGACCGATCGCCGCTCCTCCTCTCCCCGACACACCCGCACTTCCTCCTGGGAATTTTCCCTCCAACGTCTCGTTCGTGAGGGTAAGATCTCCATCAGACACTCATCCGCCGGATACGATGTGTCAGAGTTATGACATCACAGTGCGGGAAGATATTtgcataattttaaatattcatcagTTTAACGTATcacagaactaaaaaaaaaacaaaaacgccaACTTCACGTTATTACgtttaaaacaaactttctccATCGGCTTTGAACCAATCACgtccaatatgcaaattatcagAGCTGCCGAACCCGCATGCTGAACGTTAGCGATGAATGAATGGATCGTGGTCGCCATGGTTACGATTCGGCTGCTGTTAAACCAACAGTGATGTTAATCGAGACTCTGATACTAATTccagctagttttttttttacgaggTTAACTTGGTTGCGTTAGTTAGTTAACATTAGGCTGTAAGGGATGGCAGGAGGACATGGGGGCGTGTccacatttgcatattcatgtctGTTCATGTTCTCAGGCACTTTTACTGAAGATttctaaaaaaacatttattattctaTATATTAAATcgaaaataatttataatgttaGTGATAATGATTTGTCATTAAATCCagcattctgattggctgagataattcacacacacacacacacacacacacacacacacaggatgaaGTCTTTAATAATGTGGACTGAAGATTAGAGGGATTAGTGTCTGAtcagtgatggagtgtgtgtgtgagagagtgtgtgtgagagagtgtgtgtgagagagtgtgtgtgagagagtgtgtgtgagagagtttgcGAGTGCGAGTGTGCGAgtgcgagtgtgagtgtgtgtgagagtgagtgtgtgtgagtgagtgtgagtgtgagtgtgtgtgagagtgtgagtgtgtgtgagtgtgtgtgagtgtgtgtgagtgtgtgtgagtgtgtgtgtgagtgtgtgtgagtgagtgagtgtgtgagtgagtgtgagtgtgagtgtgtgtgagagtgtgagtgtgtgagtgtgtgtgagtgtgtgagtgtgtgtgagtgagtgagtgtgtgagagtgagtgtgtgtgagtgtgagtgtgtgtgagtgtgtgagtgtgtgagtgtgtgtgagtgtgtgtgagtgtgtgtgagtgtgtgtgagtgagtgagtgtgtgagtgtgtgtgagagtgtgagtgtgtgagtgtgtgtgagtgtgtgagtgagtgtgtgtgagtgagtgtgtgtgagtgtgtgtgtgagtgagtgagtgtgtgtgtgtgtgagtgtgtgtgtgagtgtgtgtgtgagtgagtgtgtgagtgtgtgtgagtgtgtgtgagtgtgtgtgagtgtgtgtgagtgtgtgtgtgtgtgtgtgtgtgtgtgtgtgtgtgtgagtgtgtgtgagtgtgtgtgagtgtgtgtgtgagtgtgtgtgagtgtgtgtgagtgtgtgtgagtgtgagtgtgtgtgtgtgagtgagtgagtgtgtgtgagtgagtgtgtgtgtgtgagtgagtgtgtgtgtgagtgagtgtgtgtgtgagtgtgtgtgagtgagtgtgagtgagtgtgagtgagtgtgtgtgagtgtgtgtgagtgtgtgtgagtgtgtgtgagtgtgtgtgtgtgagtgtgtgtgtgtgagtgtgtgtgtgtgagtgagtgtgagtgagtgtgtgtgagtgagtgagtgtgtgtgagtgtgtgtgtgtgtgtgagtgtgtgtgagtgtgtgtgtgagtgagtgtgtgtgtgagtgtgtgtgagtgtgtgtgagtgtgtgagagtgagtgtgtgagagtgagtgtgtgagagtgtgtgtgagagtgtgtgtgagtgtgtgagagtgagtgtgtgagagtgagtgtgtgagagtgagtgtgtgagagtgagtgtgtgtgagtgagtgtgtgtgagtgagtgtgtgtgtgagtgagtgtgagtgtgtgtgtgtgagtgtgagtgtgtgtgtgtgagtgtgtgtgtgtgagtgagtgtgtgtgtgtgagtgtgtgtgtgtgagtgagtgtgtgtgagtgagtgtgtgtgagtgtgtgtgtgagtgtgtgtgagagtgtgtgtgtgtgagagtgtgtgtgtgtgagtgagtgtgtgtgtgagtgagtgtgagtgtgagtgagtgtgtgtgagtgagtgagtgtgtgtgagtgtgtgtgagtgtgagagtgagtgtgtgtgtgtgagtgagtgtgtgtgagtgtgtgtgtgtgagtgtgtgtgagcgtgtgtgtgtgtgagagtgtgtgtgagagtgtgtgtgcgagtgtgtgtgtgtgagtgatagtgtgagtgagagtgtgtgtgagagtgagctgtgagtgagtgtgtgtgcgagtgtgtgtgtgtgagagtgtgtgtgtgtgcgagagtgtgtggtgtgtgagtgagagtgtgagagtgtgagtgtgagtgtgtgagtgtgtgagtgtgtgaagctgAAGGACTCTCCATCATGACCTGCTGTTCTCTATGAGCTTTATCTCGTTCTCTCTTCTCTGTAACGTTTCCGTTCCTCTtcgtctttcttttcttcctctctctataCTGGTGTCAcgctttagttaatgttttaCGTTTTTTGCTAAAGTTCACGCGTAAACGTCACGTTACAATCTCACACGTCTATAACGTGCAAACTCGGCAGTACTGCAGAACTTTAATCAtaacataaacaccatcatggaaaaaaaaaaagtgtactatAGATAGTGTTGAGTGTGGCAGTGTAAACAGGTTatcatgtgagtgtgtgtgtgtgagtgtgtgtgtgtgagtgtgtgtgtgtgtgagtgtgtgtgtgtgtgagtgtgtggtgtgtgtgagtgtgtgtgtgagtgtgtgtgtgtgtgtgagagagtgtgtgagagagtgtgtgtgagagagtgtgtgtgtgagtgtgtgtgtgtgtgtgagtgtgtgtgagtgtgtgtgtgtgtgagtgtgtgtgtgtgtgtgtgagtgtgtgtgtgtgagtgtgtgtgtgtgagtgtgtgtgtgtgtgagagagtgtgtgagagagtgtgtgagagagtgtgtgtgagtgtgtgagtgtgtgtgtgtgtgagtgtgtgtgtgtgagtgtgtgtgtgtgagtgtgtgtgtgagagagtgtgtgagagagtgtgtgagagagtgtgtgagagtgtgtgtgagtgtgtgtgtgtgagtgtgtgtgtgtgagtgtgtgtgtgagagagtgtgtgagagagtgtgtgagagagtgtgtgagagtgtgtgtgagtgtgtgtgtgtgagtgtgtgtgtgtgagtgtgtgtgtgtgtgagtgtgtgtgtgtgagagtgtgtgtgtctttcacaACGAAATTCTTTCACTTCTTGTTACTCGCATGTTgttgtgctttattttattttgatgctGGGTGTGGCAGCATtgctgaaaagtgtgtgtgtgtgtatgtgtgtgtgtgtgtgtgtgtgtgtgtgtatgtgtgtgtgtgtgtgtgtgtgtgtgtgtgtgttcactataaaagtaaatgagtgtgtgggtgttacAGCATCACTGTGTCTGTAGCTCaagtttttaaagaaacttAGTGTTTCATGAAGCTCGAGTGTGAATTAGAGTTTTATACAAACTGTAATGttctcatctctctccctctctccctctctctctctctctccctccctctctctctctctctctctctctctttctttcttccccctctccctctctatccctctctctctctctttcttcccccctctccctctctctctctctttcttccccctctccctctctctctctctctctctctctttctttcttccccctctccctctctctccctctctctctctctttcttccccctctccctctctctctctctctctctctctttctctcccccccctctctctctctttctctccccccctctctctttctctccccccccctctctctctttctctccccctctctctttctctctctctctttctttcccctctccctctctctctctctctctctctctctctcttccttcatgtctctctctcccccccatgtccctctctctctctctctctctctctctctctttcttcccccctctccctccctctccctctctctctctctctctctctctctttcttccccctctccctccctctccctccctccctctccccctctctctctctctctctctctctctccccccgctctctctctctctctctctct
It includes:
- the mepcea gene encoding LOW QUALITY PROTEIN: 7SK snRNA methylphosphate capping enzyme (The sequence of the model RefSeq protein was modified relative to this genomic sequence to represent the inferred CDS: deleted 1 base in 1 codon), encoding MIEMSVDKETVLLSDQPAYASLPQQQPELSGNGAEDPQQSAETPNLANEDGDCNLAEENGNKTAISDDVVTQNQDGVQNPKPHQQRPNKRRCTISGGFKHPVFGKRRRRANSESESVLPTNFLLGGNIFDPLNLNSLLDEEVNRALNAETPKSSPLPSKSRDPVEILIPRDITDPLNLNGCTRGDAGIVLTPFKSGGGRRRHRNRQHGGARGGVGRGREGVVGGTGSVDSVGGGEGVAMELNQSEGCLASESECTLASSGNNFQNSPDAEAVLNEDAAECNFPPKQEVHEEKDGTQTPVTHAPHRQRKRKRSSSRSENAGGPCWDKNRTTGPDSAQQHPPHQRGQQRNHHKQNPRNCSQPKPNQQQQQQQQHHHHQQQQQQQKKKFQYGNYNQYYGYRNPGAIEDARIRVFKPEWFQGKEVLDLGCNTGHMTLTIAKNWRPARIVGLDIDGALIHAAKQNIRHYLSEVHTLQARKERNEDETPNKKPEMTKKQRGEDGEEKDKETQSEAVGEKDGSEDGENETDQVRESVSSNGNRLFPVSLCVSRGPIAAPPLPDTPALPPGNFPSNVSFVRGNYVLDSDVLLETQREEFDVILCLSVTKWIHLNWGDVGLRRFFRRVYRHLRPGGVFILEPQPWNSYSKRKKLTETIYKNYFSIQLKPEHFSSFLTSEVGFSSYELLGTPNSSSRGFQRPIYLFHKGPGPQKCECV